One window from the genome of Pandoraea fibrosis encodes:
- a CDS encoding 3-hydroxybutyryl-CoA dehydrogenase, producing the protein MTIQHVGIIGAGTMGNGIAQACAVAGLPVTMVDISDAAVQKGVATIAASLDRLIKKDKLSTADKTAALARITTATDYAALAGADIVIEAATENFDLKVKILKQLEGVAKEDAILASNTSSISITKLAAIVAKPAQFIGMHFFNPVPLMALVEIIRGLQTSDATHARVDALARQLGKSPITVKNAPGFVVNRILVPMINEAFFVLAEHLASPEEIDEGMKLGCNHPIGPLALADMIGLDVCLSVMNVYYEEFADSKYRPCPLLKEMVAAGYLGRKTGRGVYTY; encoded by the coding sequence ATGACGATTCAACACGTAGGCATCATTGGCGCAGGCACGATGGGTAACGGCATTGCACAGGCTTGTGCGGTGGCCGGGTTGCCGGTGACGATGGTCGATATCAGTGATGCGGCCGTGCAGAAGGGCGTGGCGACGATCGCGGCCAGTCTCGACCGCCTGATCAAGAAGGACAAGCTGAGCACTGCCGACAAGACGGCGGCGCTCGCCCGCATTACCACGGCAACCGACTATGCGGCGCTTGCCGGGGCCGACATCGTGATCGAAGCCGCGACCGAGAACTTCGATCTGAAGGTCAAGATTCTCAAGCAACTCGAAGGCGTGGCGAAGGAGGATGCGATTCTCGCCTCGAACACGTCGTCGATCTCGATTACCAAGCTTGCCGCCATCGTTGCCAAGCCTGCGCAATTCATCGGCATGCATTTCTTCAATCCGGTGCCGCTCATGGCACTCGTGGAAATCATTCGCGGTCTGCAAACGAGCGACGCGACGCACGCGCGTGTCGATGCGCTCGCGCGCCAGCTCGGCAAGTCGCCGATTACGGTGAAGAATGCGCCGGGCTTTGTCGTCAACCGCATTCTGGTGCCGATGATCAACGAGGCGTTCTTCGTGCTGGCGGAGCATCTCGCGTCACCCGAAGAGATCGACGAAGGCATGAAGCTCGGCTGCAATCACCCGATCGGGCCGCTTGCGCTTGCCGACATGATCGGTCTGGACGTCTGCCTGTCGGTCATGAATGTGTACTACGAAGAGTTTGCCGACTCGAAGTATCGCCCGTGCCCGCTGCTCAAGGAGATGGTCGCGGCGGGGTACCTCGGGCGCAAGACCGGACGCGGCGTGTACACCTACTGA
- a CDS encoding NAD(P)H-dependent flavin oxidoreductase: MALPKILQNLALPVVASPMFIVSYPELVLAQCKAGIVGSFPALNAREPQILEDWLSRITEELASYKAANPEAVVGPLAVNQIVHQSNQRLEHDVRVCVEHRVPIFITSLRAPPKEVLDAVHSYGGIVLHDVINLRHANKALEAGVDGLILVAAGAGGHAGTLSPFALVGEVRKIFDGPLVLSGSIANGGSILAAQAMGADLAYIGTRFIASTEANASDTYKQAIVDASANDIIYTNLFTGVSGNYIRQSILNAGLDPDDLPTADKTAMNFAKAKAWKDIWGAGQGVGLMDDVRPAAEIIARLKQEYDDTRRRLAG; this comes from the coding sequence ATGGCACTTCCCAAGATTCTGCAAAACCTGGCGCTGCCCGTTGTGGCCTCGCCGATGTTCATCGTGAGCTATCCGGAACTGGTACTTGCGCAGTGCAAGGCCGGTATCGTCGGCTCGTTCCCGGCGCTCAACGCGCGCGAGCCGCAGATTCTCGAAGACTGGCTCTCCCGCATCACCGAGGAACTCGCGTCGTACAAGGCAGCGAATCCGGAGGCGGTTGTCGGCCCGCTTGCCGTCAACCAGATCGTGCATCAGTCGAATCAGCGGCTCGAGCATGACGTGCGCGTGTGTGTGGAGCATCGCGTGCCGATCTTCATCACCAGCCTGCGCGCGCCGCCCAAGGAAGTGCTCGACGCGGTGCACAGCTACGGCGGCATCGTGCTGCATGACGTGATCAATCTGCGTCACGCGAACAAGGCGCTCGAGGCCGGCGTGGACGGACTGATCCTCGTTGCCGCCGGCGCAGGCGGACATGCGGGCACGCTCTCGCCATTCGCGCTGGTCGGCGAAGTGCGCAAGATTTTCGACGGCCCCCTCGTGCTCTCGGGATCGATCGCCAACGGTGGCTCGATCCTCGCCGCTCAGGCGATGGGTGCCGATCTGGCCTACATCGGCACGCGCTTCATCGCCTCGACGGAAGCGAATGCGAGCGACACCTACAAGCAGGCCATCGTCGACGCGAGTGCCAACGACATCATCTATACGAACCTGTTTACCGGTGTGTCTGGCAACTACATCCGCCAGAGCATTCTGAACGCCGGCCTCGATCCGGACGACCTGCCCACCGCGGACAAGACCGCCATGAATTTCGCCAAGGCAAAGGCGTGGAAGGACATCTGGGGCGCCGGTCAGGGCGTGGGGCTGATGGACGACGTTCGCCCGGCGGCCGAGATCATCGCGCGTCTGAAGCAGGAGTACGACGACACCCGCCGGCGCCTCGCCGGCTGA
- a CDS encoding MBL fold metallo-hydrolase encodes MTSLALPSGLRVFERGWLSSNNVLFLGDAPTLVDSGYVSHSEQTLALVAHALPDGQPLARLVNTHLHSDHCGGNAALQTRYGCRTWVPAAEADPVRHWDERRLSFEATGQQCARFTFDDTLSPGDAMTLGEHEWLVLGAPGHDPHALMLYDATDGILISGDALWERGFGVIFPELGGESGFAEQAAVLELIAQLDVSLVIPGHGKPFDDIDAALVAARSRLDYLQSDPARNARNALKVLIVFRLMAETAMAAAALKATFDTAHVWRNAAAMLAPPSGWPDLLDTLVAELVKAGALRHDRETDMLYAV; translated from the coding sequence ATGACCTCGCTTGCCCTCCCGTCCGGGCTGCGCGTGTTCGAGCGCGGCTGGCTCTCATCGAACAATGTGCTGTTCCTTGGCGACGCGCCCACGCTGGTCGACAGCGGCTACGTCTCGCACTCGGAACAGACGCTGGCGCTCGTCGCGCACGCGCTGCCCGACGGACAGCCGCTCGCTCGGCTCGTCAATACGCATCTGCACTCCGATCACTGCGGCGGCAACGCCGCGCTCCAGACCCGCTATGGATGCCGCACATGGGTGCCGGCCGCCGAAGCCGATCCGGTCCGCCACTGGGACGAGCGACGCCTGTCGTTCGAGGCGACGGGGCAGCAATGCGCGCGCTTCACCTTCGACGACACGCTCTCGCCCGGCGACGCCATGACGCTCGGCGAGCACGAGTGGCTGGTGCTCGGCGCACCGGGGCACGACCCGCATGCGCTGATGCTCTACGACGCCACCGACGGCATCCTCATTTCGGGCGATGCCCTGTGGGAACGCGGCTTCGGCGTAATCTTCCCGGAACTTGGCGGCGAGTCGGGTTTCGCCGAGCAAGCCGCCGTGCTCGAGCTCATCGCGCAACTCGATGTCTCGCTGGTGATTCCCGGGCATGGCAAGCCGTTCGACGATATCGACGCTGCGCTGGTTGCTGCACGCTCCCGCCTCGATTACCTGCAAAGCGATCCCGCCCGCAACGCACGCAATGCGCTCAAGGTGCTGATCGTCTTTCGTCTGATGGCCGAGACGGCGATGGCCGCTGCGGCGCTCAAGGCCACCTTCGACACCGCACATGTGTGGCGCAATGCCGCCGCGATGCTCGCGCCGCCGTCGGGCTGGCCCGATCTGCTCGACACGCTCGTTGCGGAATTGGTGAAGGCCGGCGCGCTGCGCCATGACCGCGAGACGGATATGCTGTACGCCGTATGA
- a CDS encoding MaoC family dehydratase — protein MGKIVEVGETFSATHHFSPDSIREFSTLAHDFNPLHLDADYAAADPRFGGLISSGTQQMSYLAALLATHYSKTAQPLGLEFDMKLRRAVHAGDDITVRWTVTDSLWKEKLAGDIVSLDGEAVNQRGETVIAATAKILVCAKPA, from the coding sequence ATGGGAAAAATCGTTGAAGTTGGCGAAACGTTCTCCGCCACCCATCACTTCTCGCCCGACTCGATCCGCGAGTTCTCCACGCTCGCGCATGACTTCAACCCGCTGCATCTCGACGCCGACTACGCGGCGGCCGATCCGCGTTTCGGCGGATTGATTTCGTCCGGCACGCAACAGATGTCCTATCTGGCTGCACTGCTCGCCACGCATTACTCGAAGACGGCGCAACCCCTCGGCCTCGAATTCGACATGAAGCTGCGCCGCGCGGTGCACGCGGGCGACGACATCACCGTGCGCTGGACAGTCACCGACAGTCTCTGGAAAGAAAAACTCGCGGGCGACATCGTGTCGCTCGACGGGGAGGCCGTCAATCAGCGCGGCGAGACGGTGATTGCCGCCACGGCAAAGATTCTCGTATGCGCCAAACCGGCCTGA
- a CDS encoding DUF1289 domain-containing protein — MTTLASPVPSPCTNICRMNPATGWCSGCWRTLSEIAAWSTMDDDDKRRIWSLLPARRVEHEEPPVQHRRVVASGTGGAGGAGDAGANNT; from the coding sequence ATGACCACACTCGCCTCCCCCGTCCCGTCGCCCTGCACCAACATCTGTCGCATGAACCCGGCGACGGGCTGGTGCTCGGGCTGCTGGCGCACCCTCAGCGAAATCGCCGCCTGGTCGACCATGGACGACGACGACAAGCGCCGCATCTGGTCGTTGCTGCCCGCACGGCGCGTCGAGCACGAGGAACCGCCGGTGCAGCATCGTCGTGTCGTCGCGAGCGGCACCGGCGGCGCCGGCGGGGCCGGCGATGCTGGCGCGAACAACACATGA
- a CDS encoding thioesterase family protein codes for MPSPELVPGLTFEWTYRVPKKAVVPELYDDVELCRDMPAVLATGYLAGILECACLQAIRPYLDWPREQSLGTLVSFSHLAATPAGDTLRIRGKLVDVTGRTLRFEVEAWDGLDKVSAGTHERVIVDQERFHGKLREKAAKLGLAV; via the coding sequence ATGCCGAGCCCCGAACTTGTGCCGGGCCTGACATTCGAGTGGACTTATCGCGTGCCGAAAAAGGCCGTGGTCCCCGAACTGTACGACGATGTCGAACTATGCCGCGACATGCCGGCCGTGCTCGCCACCGGCTATCTCGCGGGCATTCTCGAATGCGCCTGCCTCCAGGCGATTCGCCCGTATCTCGACTGGCCGCGCGAGCAATCGCTCGGCACCCTCGTCTCGTTCTCGCATCTGGCGGCCACGCCGGCAGGCGACACGCTGCGCATTCGGGGCAAGCTCGTGGATGTCACAGGCCGCACCCTTCGCTTCGAAGTCGAAGCCTGGGACGGTCTGGACAAAGTGAGCGCCGGAACCCACGAGCGCGTCATCGTCGATCAGGAACGTTTCCACGGCAAGCTGCGCGAGAAAGCCGCCAAGCTCGGCCTCGCCGTCTGA
- a CDS encoding YbaK/EbsC family protein, with protein MSETPHTPEPANAQDLPEGARHVARLLAGMGHDQPIVLLPATGKTSAEAAAGLGCEVAQIAKSIIFRRASDDTPVLVIASGVNRVDEKKVAAQVGELARADARFVKEKTGYSIGGVSPIGHVVSPVTLIDEDLLKLASLWAAAGHPHAVFNLTPQQLVAMTGAPVVDVALRS; from the coding sequence ATGAGCGAGACACCCCACACTCCCGAACCTGCGAACGCGCAGGATCTCCCCGAAGGCGCGCGTCATGTGGCGCGCCTGCTCGCCGGCATGGGCCACGATCAGCCGATCGTGCTGCTGCCGGCCACGGGCAAGACGTCTGCCGAAGCTGCCGCCGGATTGGGCTGCGAAGTCGCGCAGATCGCCAAGTCGATCATCTTCCGCCGTGCATCGGACGACACACCGGTGCTGGTCATTGCAAGCGGCGTCAATCGTGTCGACGAGAAGAAGGTCGCAGCGCAAGTCGGCGAACTGGCGCGCGCCGATGCGCGCTTCGTCAAGGAAAAGACGGGCTATTCGATCGGGGGCGTGAGCCCGATCGGACATGTCGTCTCGCCGGTCACGCTGATCGATGAAGACCTGCTCAAGCTCGCCAGCCTGTGGGCCGCCGCCGGCCACCCGCACGCCGTGTTCAACCTCACGCCGCAGCAACTCGTGGCGATGACGGGCGCGCCCGTCGTCGATGTGGCGCTGCGAAGCTGA